From the Rhodococcus sp. NBC_00297 genome, one window contains:
- a CDS encoding GGDEF domain-containing protein, with the protein MPATAEPDMRSPAARAATDVALLTAAVFIAAIIGIHSRPPGLLASVWVANAVALSVFVRWPRTFTAPAAVAALLALVTADLVSGTDVYAAVAFNVANIVGVLGGTLVIRRRHPEPMTLAGSADFARMCLGIVVAALLSTTVATLSSSRLGPHAPAVEALSWFGSELTSYLLIVPVLLSFRASTPRRRTGPASLRRLITGETAPIALTVLLMLAGLIVQGPLLLALPLPALLWCATRIPIFGTALLTALWSAWTLLFLGRGELQTGGLLGADGQDGASAVLSVALVALGPLLVAAVSLDRMAVQNKLREALEYDSLTGVLSRAAFLRRSQQRLDTLITDSRPVALLMLDLDHFKSINDTLGHAVGDIALVRSAACILGALPDDAIAGRMGGEEFAILLPHADQEDAASIADSIRRDHERLHVLSSRTATVSIGLAWTSYAPQSVSPLLVSADHALYDAKRRGRNTVVAVSLD; encoded by the coding sequence TTGCCTGCGACAGCCGAGCCGGACATGCGCAGTCCGGCCGCGCGCGCCGCGACCGACGTCGCCCTCCTGACCGCCGCCGTCTTCATCGCGGCAATCATCGGAATCCATTCGCGGCCACCGGGACTTCTTGCCTCGGTGTGGGTGGCCAACGCGGTGGCGCTGAGCGTCTTCGTGCGCTGGCCCCGCACCTTCACCGCGCCGGCGGCCGTCGCAGCGCTGCTCGCCCTCGTCACCGCGGACCTCGTCTCGGGTACCGACGTCTACGCTGCGGTCGCGTTCAATGTCGCGAACATCGTCGGGGTCCTCGGAGGCACGCTGGTGATCCGGCGGCGGCACCCCGAGCCGATGACCCTCGCGGGATCCGCGGACTTCGCCAGAATGTGCCTCGGCATCGTTGTCGCCGCCCTCCTGTCGACGACCGTCGCCACCCTCTCGAGCAGCCGGCTGGGACCGCACGCACCCGCCGTCGAGGCTCTGAGCTGGTTCGGATCCGAGCTCACGAGCTACCTACTGATCGTCCCCGTCCTACTGTCCTTCCGCGCGTCGACGCCGCGCCGACGGACCGGCCCCGCCTCGCTCCGACGCCTGATCACGGGTGAGACGGCACCGATCGCGTTGACCGTCCTGCTGATGCTGGCCGGTCTCATCGTCCAGGGCCCGTTGCTGCTCGCGCTGCCGCTGCCCGCACTGCTCTGGTGCGCCACCCGCATCCCCATCTTCGGCACCGCGTTGCTCACCGCACTGTGGTCCGCATGGACGCTGCTCTTCCTCGGACGCGGGGAACTCCAGACCGGTGGGTTGCTGGGCGCGGACGGCCAGGACGGCGCCTCCGCGGTGCTGTCCGTCGCGTTGGTCGCACTCGGACCGCTGCTGGTCGCCGCCGTGTCGCTGGACCGGATGGCCGTGCAGAACAAGCTCCGCGAGGCCCTCGAGTACGACAGTCTCACCGGCGTCCTCTCCCGCGCCGCCTTCCTGCGACGGAGCCAGCAGCGCCTCGACACCCTCATCACCGACTCGCGGCCGGTCGCGCTGCTCATGCTCGACCTCGACCACTTCAAGTCCATCAACGACACGCTCGGCCACGCCGTGGGCGACATCGCGTTGGTCCGCAGCGCCGCCTGCATCCTCGGTGCCCTACCGGACGACGCGATCGCCGGGCGCATGGGCGGTGAGGAGTTCGCAATCCTCCTCCCGCACGCGGATCAGGAGGACGCCGCCTCCATCGCCGACTCGATCCGCCGCGATCACGAACGGCTGCACGTACTCTCGTCGCGCACGGCGACGGTGAGCATAGGGTTGGCCTGGACGAGCTACGCCCCGCAGTCCGTCTCGCCGCTGCTCGTGTCCGCGGATCATGCGCTGTACGACGCGAAGCGACGCGGCCGGAACACGGTGGTCGCGGTCAGCCTCGACTGA
- the yczE gene encoding membrane protein YczE, whose translation MNARDLALRTTLLVGGLTLYGTSMAMMITGGLGLNPWDGFHQGLAARLPISFGAITAVTGVMVLLLWIPLRQRPGIGTVANIVIIAVSVDLALDWLPEVASIPSRAALLTGGVVLNGLATAAYISAGLGAGPRDGLMTGLVARSGLSVRLVRTAIELAVLGTGWLLGGTAGVGTVLYALAIGPLVHFFLGVMPQKFTAQKFTARKCTVRAGGDHSSVESSEPADRIPTETP comes from the coding sequence ATGAACGCCCGCGACCTCGCACTCCGGACCACCCTGCTCGTGGGTGGCCTCACGCTCTACGGCACGTCGATGGCCATGATGATCACCGGTGGTCTCGGGCTCAACCCGTGGGACGGGTTCCACCAGGGGCTGGCCGCACGGCTCCCGATCAGTTTCGGGGCGATCACGGCGGTGACGGGCGTGATGGTGCTGCTGCTGTGGATCCCGTTGCGTCAGCGGCCGGGCATCGGAACCGTCGCGAACATCGTCATCATCGCGGTGAGCGTCGACCTCGCGCTGGACTGGCTGCCCGAAGTCGCCTCGATCCCGTCACGCGCAGCGCTGCTCACCGGAGGAGTCGTGCTCAACGGTCTCGCCACGGCGGCCTACATCTCGGCCGGCCTGGGCGCGGGTCCGCGCGACGGCCTGATGACAGGACTCGTCGCGCGGAGCGGACTGTCCGTGCGCCTGGTGCGCACGGCCATCGAACTCGCGGTGCTGGGAACCGGATGGCTCCTCGGCGGCACGGCCGGTGTGGGGACGGTGCTGTACGCGCTCGCGATCGGCCCGCTGGTGCACTTCTTCCTCGGCGTGATGCCCCAGAAGTTCACGGCCCAGAAGTTCACGGCCCGGAAGTGCACGGTGCGAGCAGGAGGAGATCACTCCTCGGTGGAGAGCTCCGAACCGGCCGACAGGATCCCGACCGAGACACCGTAG
- a CDS encoding type 1 glutamine amidotransferase domain-containing protein, which translates to MTKLLYVVTGSDHWTLKDGTAHPTGYWAEELVESHRTFTEAGWDIVVATPGGVTPTVDEGSLAVEANGGDEAKVADLKSYLESVKDVLASPARLEDQTASSFDAIFVPGGHGPMEDLAVSDDFGALVTEFLDSGKIVSAVCHAPAALLSAKRDDGSWPFSGYQLTGFTNQEEEQAGLADKAPWLLETRLRDGGASFSAADAWSPHVIVDRTVYTGQNPASTKALADRLVSALS; encoded by the coding sequence ATGACGAAGCTTCTGTACGTGGTCACCGGATCGGATCACTGGACGCTGAAGGACGGAACCGCGCACCCCACCGGGTACTGGGCGGAGGAGCTCGTCGAGTCGCACCGGACCTTCACCGAGGCCGGCTGGGACATCGTCGTCGCGACGCCCGGTGGTGTGACCCCGACCGTCGACGAGGGATCGCTGGCCGTCGAGGCGAACGGCGGCGACGAGGCCAAGGTCGCCGACCTGAAGTCGTACCTGGAGTCGGTGAAGGACGTGCTCGCGTCACCCGCGCGCCTCGAGGACCAGACGGCGTCGTCCTTCGACGCGATCTTCGTCCCCGGTGGCCACGGTCCGATGGAAGACCTCGCGGTGTCGGACGACTTCGGCGCCCTGGTCACCGAGTTCCTCGACTCGGGCAAGATCGTGTCGGCCGTGTGCCACGCACCCGCCGCGCTGCTGTCGGCGAAGCGCGACGACGGCAGCTGGCCCTTCTCCGGCTACCAGCTCACGGGCTTCACCAACCAGGAGGAGGAGCAGGCCGGACTGGCCGACAAGGCGCCCTGGCTGCTCGAGACCCGTCTGCGCGACGGTGGAGCGAGCTTCTCGGCGGCGGATGCCTGGTCGCCCCACGTCATCGTCGACCGCACCGTCTACACCGGCCAGAACCCGGCATCGACCAAGGCATTGGCGGATCGTCTCGTCTCTGCTCTGAGCTGA
- the nuoN gene encoding NADH-quinone oxidoreductase subunit NuoN — translation MTIDTPSLEYSLLSPMIIVLAAAVIGVLVEAFVPADRRRVTHLVLALGALAAAFAAVVALAGTSTVAAVGSVAADGPTLFLQGVIVAVSAASVVLMAHRSSDHPEVAAVDAFTPAASTVPGTVAEARAVTARVTRTEIYPLTLFAVGGMMVLPASNDLLSMFVALEVLSLPLYLLCGLARRRRLLSQEASLKYFLLGAFSSAFFLFGTALLYGYAGSVRLDDIADVADGDQVLGVLGVGLVAVGLLFKVGAVPFHSWIPDVYQGAPTPVTAFMASATKVAAFGALLRILVVGVPDLQDAWRPMLWAVAIVTMLVGAVIAVAQTDVTRMLAYSSIAHAGFILTGVSAGAAGVSATLFYLAAYAFSTLGAFAVVSLVRDQGGEVTELSRWAGLGRSSPLTAAAFALFLLAFAGIPSTSGFTSKFAVFQAALEDGGAALVIVGVVSSAIAASFYIRVIVVLFFTEPEGPSATITHGTGATVAVAVSAVATVVLGVFPQPLLDLAERAAAAMV, via the coding sequence ATGACCATCGACACCCCGTCCCTCGAGTACAGCCTGCTGTCGCCCATGATCATCGTTCTGGCGGCCGCGGTGATCGGCGTCCTGGTCGAGGCGTTCGTTCCCGCCGATCGGCGCCGAGTCACCCATCTCGTGCTCGCCCTCGGCGCACTCGCGGCAGCGTTCGCCGCCGTCGTCGCGCTGGCCGGAACCAGCACCGTCGCCGCGGTGGGGTCGGTGGCCGCGGACGGGCCCACACTGTTCCTGCAGGGGGTCATCGTCGCGGTGTCCGCGGCGTCGGTCGTACTGATGGCGCATCGCTCGTCCGACCATCCCGAAGTGGCTGCGGTCGATGCCTTCACGCCCGCGGCGTCCACGGTGCCGGGCACGGTCGCCGAGGCCCGTGCCGTCACCGCCCGGGTCACCCGTACCGAGATCTACCCGCTCACCCTGTTCGCCGTCGGCGGCATGATGGTGTTGCCGGCCTCGAACGATCTGCTGAGCATGTTCGTCGCGCTGGAGGTGCTCTCGCTCCCGCTGTACCTGCTGTGCGGGCTCGCGCGTCGTCGGCGTCTGCTGTCCCAGGAGGCGTCGCTCAAGTACTTCCTCCTCGGAGCGTTCTCGTCGGCCTTCTTTCTGTTCGGCACGGCGCTGCTCTACGGCTACGCGGGCAGCGTCCGACTCGACGACATCGCCGATGTGGCCGACGGGGACCAGGTTCTCGGCGTGCTGGGGGTCGGTCTCGTGGCCGTCGGCCTGCTGTTCAAAGTCGGTGCGGTGCCGTTTCATTCGTGGATCCCCGACGTGTACCAGGGCGCACCCACGCCCGTGACCGCGTTCATGGCCTCGGCCACGAAGGTGGCGGCCTTCGGCGCGCTGCTGCGCATTCTCGTCGTGGGCGTGCCCGATCTCCAGGACGCGTGGCGGCCGATGCTGTGGGCCGTCGCCATCGTCACCATGCTCGTGGGAGCCGTGATCGCGGTGGCGCAGACCGACGTCACGCGGATGCTGGCGTACTCGTCGATCGCCCACGCGGGCTTCATCCTCACGGGTGTCTCCGCGGGAGCGGCGGGCGTGTCCGCCACGCTGTTCTATCTCGCGGCCTACGCCTTCAGCACACTCGGCGCCTTCGCCGTGGTGTCCCTCGTGCGGGATCAGGGCGGCGAGGTCACCGAACTGTCCCGGTGGGCGGGCCTCGGACGATCGTCGCCCCTGACCGCAGCGGCCTTCGCGCTGTTCCTGCTCGCCTTCGCCGGCATCCCGTCGACGAGCGGCTTCACGAGCAAATTCGCCGTCTTCCAGGCCGCACTCGAGGACGGCGGTGCCGCGCTGGTGATCGTCGGCGTCGTCAGCAGTGCCATCGCCGCGTCGTTCTACATCCGCGTCATCGTGGTGCTGTTCTTCACCGAACCGGAGGGACCCTCGGCGACGATCACCCACGGAACGGGCGCGACCGTGGCCGTCGCCGTCTCGGCCGTCGCCACCGTGGTGCTCGGGGTCTTCCCGCAACCGCTGCTCGACCTCGCCGAGCGGGCTGCAGCCGCGATGGTCTGA
- a CDS encoding NADH-quinone oxidoreductase subunit M, producing MTDLPVLSALWLLPLIGALAVIAVPPTRSAAARAVGLTTSCVVLILAVLCAIGFEAGAPGYQFVEEHEWIPSFGAGYTLGIDGIALTLALLTAVLVPILLLAGWNDTPPASRSRRTHTYVALILVVESMVMVSFVSLDILLFYLFFEAMLVPMYFLIGGFGRDAGRARSASVTFLLYNLAGGLVMLAAVIGLYVVTASDASPFSAGTFDLRAIADAAAAGELGASPGVLNALFLGFLVAFAVKAPLWPLHTWLPGAATESTPATAVLMMAVVDKVGTFGMLRYCLQLFPESSATFAPAVITLAVVGIVYGAVLAIGATDIMRLIAYTSISHFGFIILGIFAMTSQSQAGSALYMVNHGIATAALFLVAGFLVTRRGSALIADHGGVQKVAPVLAGTFLVAGLATLSLPGLAPFVSEFLVLVGTFPRYGVAAVIAASALVLSAIYVLWLYQRVMTGPVAAGSERIRDLVPREIAVVAPLLVLVIALGVYPRPALDILTPAVERTSVEQLETGVAAP from the coding sequence ATGACCGACCTTCCCGTGCTGAGCGCGCTCTGGCTCCTCCCGCTGATCGGAGCGCTGGCAGTGATCGCCGTGCCGCCCACCCGGTCTGCGGCCGCCCGCGCGGTGGGGCTCACGACATCGTGCGTCGTGCTGATCCTCGCCGTGCTGTGTGCGATCGGATTCGAGGCGGGCGCGCCGGGATACCAGTTCGTGGAGGAGCACGAGTGGATCCCGAGCTTCGGTGCGGGCTACACACTCGGGATCGACGGCATCGCACTGACTCTCGCACTGCTGACCGCTGTCCTGGTCCCGATCCTCCTGCTGGCCGGGTGGAACGACACCCCACCCGCGTCGCGCTCACGCCGCACCCACACCTACGTCGCGTTGATCCTCGTCGTCGAGTCGATGGTCATGGTCTCGTTCGTCTCCCTCGACATCCTGCTCTTCTACCTCTTCTTCGAGGCCATGCTCGTGCCGATGTACTTCCTCATCGGCGGCTTCGGCCGTGATGCCGGACGAGCGCGTTCCGCCTCGGTGACCTTCCTGCTCTACAACCTCGCGGGCGGGCTCGTCATGCTGGCGGCCGTCATCGGCCTGTACGTCGTCACCGCCTCGGATGCGAGTCCCTTCTCGGCCGGCACGTTCGACCTGCGCGCCATCGCGGACGCCGCGGCGGCCGGCGAACTCGGTGCCTCGCCCGGCGTACTGAACGCGCTGTTCCTGGGATTCCTCGTGGCCTTCGCCGTGAAGGCGCCGCTGTGGCCGCTGCACACCTGGTTGCCCGGCGCGGCGACCGAGAGCACCCCGGCGACCGCGGTGCTGATGATGGCCGTCGTCGACAAGGTGGGCACCTTCGGGATGCTGCGGTACTGCCTGCAGCTGTTCCCGGAGTCGTCGGCGACCTTCGCGCCGGCGGTGATCACGCTCGCCGTCGTCGGGATCGTCTACGGCGCGGTGCTGGCGATCGGCGCGACCGACATCATGCGCCTCATCGCGTACACCTCCATCTCGCACTTCGGGTTCATCATCCTCGGCATCTTCGCCATGACGAGCCAGTCGCAGGCGGGGTCCGCGCTGTACATGGTGAACCACGGGATCGCCACGGCCGCACTGTTCCTCGTCGCAGGGTTCCTCGTCACCCGGCGCGGGAGCGCGCTCATCGCCGACCACGGGGGTGTGCAGAAGGTGGCGCCCGTGCTCGCCGGCACGTTCCTCGTCGCCGGACTGGCCACTCTGTCGCTTCCCGGACTCGCCCCGTTCGTCAGCGAATTCCTGGTCCTCGTGGGAACGTTCCCGCGCTACGGCGTCGCGGCGGTGATCGCGGCGTCGGCGCTGGTGCTCTCGGCGATCTACGTGCTGTGGCTGTATCAACGGGTGATGACCGGGCCCGTCGCCGCCGGCTCGGAACGGATCCGCGATCTCGTGCCGCGCGAGATCGCCGTCGTTGCTCCACTTCTCGTGCTCGTCATCGCGCTGGGCGTGTACCCGAGACCAGCGCTGGACATCCTCACGCCGGCCGTCGAACGCACATCGGTCGAGCAACTCGAGACAGGAGTGGCCGCGCCATGA
- the nuoL gene encoding NADH-quinone oxidoreductase subunit L — translation MATTLVLLPLIPLAGAVVLLLGGRRSDAWGHLLACAAMLASFALAVVAFVDMAGRAAEDRALSQTVFTYVPVESLQIEFGLRLDQLSVCFVLLVTGVGTLIHVYSIGYMRDDPARRRFFAYLNLFVAAMLLLVMADNFLGLYVGWEGVGLASYLLIGFWSTRPSAASAARKAFVVNRVGDIGLAVALMIMISSVGSVSYDDVFAGVDGMGDGTATALGLVLLLAACGKSAQVPLQSWLGDAMEGPTPVSALIHAATMVTAGVYLIVRSGPVFEASPAAQNVVVLVGAVTLLFGAVIGCAKDDIKKALAASTMSQIGYMVLAAGLGPAGYAVAILHLLTHGFFKAGLFLGAGSVMHATNDETDMRRYGGLRTVLPITYVTFGLAYLAIIGVPPFSGFFSKDGIIEAAIDAGGAKGAALGAATLVGAGLTAFYMTRVMILTFFGERRWRSGVHPHEAPASMTGPMIVLGVGSVGAGALLAIGTRLEGWLAPVVGEHDPAHLVPAWAVTLAVLVTVASGVGVAVRMYGRSAVPVTAPTGSVLTAAARRDLYGDAVNEAVFMRPGQRATAAVVTADRVGVEGMVSAVATAVRESSTRLRRWQNGFVRSYALSMFAGAVLVVVVLTVALGVTR, via the coding sequence ATGGCGACGACTCTGGTTCTGCTGCCGCTCATTCCCCTCGCCGGAGCCGTCGTGCTGCTGCTGGGTGGACGCCGGAGCGATGCGTGGGGCCACCTCCTCGCGTGCGCGGCGATGCTCGCGTCGTTCGCGCTGGCCGTCGTCGCCTTCGTCGACATGGCCGGGCGGGCAGCGGAGGACCGCGCGCTCTCGCAGACGGTCTTCACCTACGTTCCGGTCGAGTCGCTGCAGATCGAGTTCGGTCTCCGCCTCGACCAGCTGTCGGTGTGCTTCGTCCTGCTCGTCACCGGCGTCGGAACCCTCATCCACGTGTACTCGATCGGGTACATGCGGGACGATCCCGCGCGCCGCCGATTCTTCGCGTACCTCAATCTGTTCGTGGCCGCGATGCTGCTGCTGGTCATGGCGGACAACTTCCTCGGCCTGTACGTCGGATGGGAGGGCGTGGGCCTCGCGTCGTACCTGTTGATCGGGTTCTGGTCCACCCGGCCGTCGGCGGCCTCGGCCGCACGCAAGGCGTTCGTCGTCAATCGTGTCGGCGACATCGGACTGGCCGTCGCGCTGATGATCATGATCTCGTCCGTCGGATCCGTCTCGTACGACGACGTGTTCGCCGGGGTCGACGGCATGGGCGATGGCACCGCGACCGCCCTCGGCCTCGTCCTCCTGCTCGCCGCGTGCGGCAAGTCGGCGCAGGTGCCGCTGCAATCGTGGCTGGGTGACGCGATGGAGGGCCCGACGCCCGTCTCGGCGCTCATCCACGCCGCGACGATGGTCACCGCCGGTGTGTACCTCATCGTCCGGTCCGGGCCCGTCTTCGAAGCGTCCCCGGCCGCCCAGAACGTCGTCGTGCTGGTCGGCGCCGTGACGCTGCTCTTCGGGGCCGTCATCGGCTGCGCGAAGGACGACATCAAGAAGGCTCTGGCCGCGTCGACGATGAGCCAGATCGGGTACATGGTTCTCGCGGCCGGTCTCGGCCCCGCCGGGTACGCGGTCGCGATCCTGCACCTGCTCACGCACGGATTCTTCAAGGCCGGCCTGTTCCTCGGCGCCGGGTCCGTGATGCACGCGACGAACGACGAGACGGACATGCGGCGGTACGGCGGACTGCGCACCGTTCTGCCCATCACCTACGTGACGTTCGGGCTGGCCTATCTCGCCATCATCGGTGTCCCACCGTTCTCGGGGTTCTTCTCGAAGGACGGCATCATCGAGGCCGCGATCGACGCCGGCGGTGCGAAGGGTGCGGCGCTCGGCGCGGCCACCCTGGTCGGCGCGGGACTGACCGCCTTCTACATGACGCGGGTCATGATCCTCACGTTCTTCGGCGAGCGGCGGTGGCGGAGCGGAGTCCACCCGCACGAGGCACCCGCGAGCATGACCGGCCCGATGATCGTGCTGGGCGTCGGATCCGTCGGTGCCGGTGCGCTTCTCGCGATCGGCACCCGATTGGAGGGATGGCTCGCCCCGGTCGTCGGTGAACACGACCCCGCACACCTCGTACCCGCGTGGGCCGTCACCCTCGCGGTGCTCGTGACCGTCGCCTCGGGGGTGGGCGTGGCCGTGCGCATGTACGGCCGATCGGCGGTCCCGGTGACCGCACCCACGGGGTCGGTCCTCACCGCGGCCGCTCGCCGAGATCTGTACGGGGACGCGGTGAACGAGGCCGTCTTCATGCGGCCGGGTCAGCGGGCGACCGCCGCGGTGGTCACCGCCGACCGCGTCGGCGTCGAGGGAATGGTGAGTGCCGTCGCCACCGCGGTCCGGGAGTCCTCCACACGACTGCGCCGGTGGCAGAACGGGTTCGTCCGGTCGTACGCCCTCTCGATGTTCGCCGGGGCCGTCCTGGTGGTCGTCGTCCTGACCGTGGCACTGGGAGTGACGCGATGA
- the nuoK gene encoding NADH-quinone oxidoreductase subunit NuoK: MNPEYYLYLSAALFTIGAAGVLLRRNAIVVFMCIELMLNAANLAFVTFSRMHGGLDGQVFAFFTMVVAAAEVVVGLAVIMAIFRSRRSVSVDDDSLLKY, from the coding sequence ATGAACCCGGAGTACTACCTGTACCTGTCCGCGGCCCTGTTCACCATCGGCGCCGCCGGTGTCCTCCTGCGCCGCAACGCCATCGTCGTCTTCATGTGCATCGAGCTGATGCTCAACGCCGCGAACCTGGCCTTCGTGACGTTCTCGCGGATGCACGGCGGACTGGACGGACAGGTCTTCGCGTTCTTCACGATGGTCGTCGCCGCCGCCGAGGTGGTGGTGGGTCTGGCCGTCATCATGGCGATCTTCCGCTCTCGTCGATCCGTCTCGGTCGACGACGACAGTCTGTTGAAGTACTGA
- a CDS encoding NADH-quinone oxidoreductase subunit J — protein MIVSTSEAIAFWILAPLALIGALGVVASAKAVYSALFLASTMVVLAIFYIVQGAVFLGVVQIVVYTGAVMMLFLFVLMLVGVDSSDSLVESLRGHRIAAIVVGLGFGVLLIGGLGNAALNDFRGFTAQSPANVEGLAELVFVRYVWAFELTGALLITATIGAMVLTHRDAVGRTRTQKELSQDRFRFGDRVTPLPSPGVYARHNGVDRPARLPDGSDAESSVSRQFRDGPSR, from the coding sequence ATGATCGTCTCGACCTCCGAGGCCATCGCCTTCTGGATCCTCGCCCCGCTCGCTCTCATCGGCGCGCTGGGCGTCGTGGCGTCGGCGAAAGCCGTGTATTCGGCTCTGTTCCTGGCATCGACGATGGTGGTGCTCGCGATCTTCTACATCGTCCAGGGTGCCGTCTTCCTCGGTGTCGTCCAGATCGTGGTCTACACCGGCGCCGTGATGATGCTCTTCCTCTTCGTACTCATGCTCGTGGGGGTGGACTCGTCGGACTCGCTCGTCGAATCGCTACGGGGGCACCGCATCGCGGCCATCGTCGTGGGTCTCGGATTCGGTGTCCTGCTGATCGGGGGGCTCGGCAATGCCGCGCTGAACGACTTCCGCGGCTTCACCGCGCAGTCGCCGGCGAACGTCGAGGGGCTCGCCGAGCTGGTGTTCGTGCGCTACGTGTGGGCCTTCGAGCTCACCGGAGCGCTGCTCATCACTGCCACGATCGGTGCCATGGTGCTGACCCACCGGGACGCCGTCGGCCGGACCAGAACCCAGAAGGAGCTGTCGCAGGACAGGTTCCGCTTCGGAGACCGCGTGACACCGCTGCCGAGCCCGGGTGTCTACGCACGCCACAACGGTGTGGACCGGCCCGCTCGTCTCCCCGACGGCAGCGACGCCGAGTCGTCGGTCAGTCGGCAGTTCCGCGACGGGCCGAGCCGATGA
- the nuoI gene encoding NADH-quinone oxidoreductase subunit NuoI, which translates to MPEFLGPVAGFGVTFATMFKKPETESYPEEKVPTATRYHGRHQLNRYADGLEKCIGCELCAWACPADAIYVEGADNTETERYSPGERYGRVYQINYLRCIGCGLCIEACPTRALTMTNEYEMADDNRADLIYEKTDLLASLAEGMDAPPHAMADGATDEDYYRGAVIARREADR; encoded by the coding sequence ATGCCTGAATTCCTGGGACCTGTGGCGGGTTTCGGCGTCACCTTCGCCACCATGTTCAAGAAGCCGGAGACCGAGTCGTATCCGGAGGAGAAGGTACCGACGGCGACGCGGTACCACGGCCGTCACCAGCTGAATCGCTACGCGGACGGCCTGGAGAAGTGCATCGGCTGCGAACTGTGCGCGTGGGCCTGCCCCGCCGACGCCATCTACGTCGAGGGCGCGGACAACACGGAGACCGAACGGTACTCGCCCGGTGAGCGGTACGGCCGGGTGTACCAGATCAACTATCTGCGGTGCATCGGCTGCGGACTGTGCATCGAGGCGTGCCCCACGCGCGCGCTGACCATGACCAACGAGTACGAGATGGCCGACGACAACCGGGCCGATCTGATCTACGAGAAGACCGATCTGTTGGCCTCGCTCGCCGAGGGGATGGACGCGCCCCCGCACGCCATGGCCGACGGCGCCACCGACGAGGACTACTACCGCGGGGCCGTCATCGCCCGGCGGGAGGCGGACCGATGA
- the nuoH gene encoding NADH-quinone oxidoreductase subunit NuoH, translating into MTDLSVFGIDPLWLVVAKALAVFGFLVLTPLIAIYAERKVMAWMQMRIGPNRVGPWGILQSLADGVKLALKEGIVPRGVDRPIYLLAPIISVVPAFMAFAVIPFGPTVSVFGHITPLQLTDMPVAVLYILAVTSIGVYGIVLAGWSSGSTYPLLGALRSTAQVISYEVAMGLSFAAVFLYAGTMSTSGIVASQERLWFVVMLLPSFLVYITSMVGETNRAPFDLPEAEGELVGGFHTEYSSLRFAMFMLAEYVNMVTVSALATTLFLGGWRAPFPISLWDGANQGWWPVLWFTIKVWGFLFVFVWLRSTLPRLRYDQFMNFGWKVLIPAALLWIMVIAAVRVLLLDSPHVRPVTVVVSLVYTAALIAVLARTLRRGRLERTHSGATADQQGVDAAAGGFPVPPMPDRSPGPARPRPITKETTDA; encoded by the coding sequence ATGACCGACCTCTCCGTCTTCGGGATCGACCCACTGTGGCTGGTCGTCGCCAAGGCGCTCGCCGTCTTCGGCTTCCTCGTGCTGACACCGCTCATCGCGATCTACGCCGAGCGCAAGGTCATGGCCTGGATGCAGATGCGCATCGGCCCCAACAGGGTCGGGCCGTGGGGCATCCTGCAGAGCCTCGCCGACGGTGTGAAGCTCGCCCTGAAGGAGGGGATCGTCCCGAGGGGCGTGGACCGTCCGATCTACCTGCTGGCACCGATCATCTCGGTCGTCCCCGCCTTCATGGCCTTCGCCGTGATCCCGTTCGGCCCCACCGTGTCGGTGTTCGGGCACATCACCCCGCTCCAGCTGACCGACATGCCCGTCGCGGTGCTCTACATCCTGGCCGTGACCTCGATCGGTGTGTACGGCATCGTCCTGGCCGGGTGGTCGTCCGGTTCCACGTATCCGCTTCTGGGAGCACTGCGCTCGACCGCGCAGGTGATCTCGTACGAGGTGGCCATGGGCCTGAGCTTCGCGGCCGTGTTCCTCTACGCGGGCACCATGTCGACGTCCGGCATCGTCGCCTCGCAGGAGCGCCTGTGGTTCGTCGTGATGCTGCTGCCGTCGTTCCTCGTCTACATCACCTCGATGGTGGGCGAGACCAACCGTGCGCCGTTCGATCTCCCCGAGGCGGAGGGCGAACTGGTCGGCGGATTCCACACCGAGTACTCCTCGCTCCGGTTCGCCATGTTCATGCTCGCGGAGTACGTGAACATGGTCACCGTCTCGGCGCTCGCGACCACGCTTTTTCTCGGCGGCTGGCGCGCCCCCTTCCCGATCAGCCTGTGGGACGGCGCCAATCAGGGCTGGTGGCCCGTTCTCTGGTTCACGATCAAGGTGTGGGGCTTCCTGTTCGTCTTCGTCTGGCTCCGCAGCACCCTGCCACGCCTGCGCTACGACCAGTTCATGAACTTCGGGTGGAAGGTGCTCATTCCCGCTGCGCTGCTGTGGATCATGGTCATCGCGGCCGTGCGCGTCCTCCTCCTCGACTCCCCGCACGTCCGGCCGGTCACCGTGGTGGTGTCACTGGTCTACACCGCCGCCCTGATCGCCGTGCTCGCCCGGACGCTACGGCGTGGGCGCCTGGAACGGACCCACTCCGGTGCGACGGCGGACCAGCAGGGGGTCGATGCCGCGGCGGGCGGGTTCCCCGTGCCTCCGATGCCGGACCGCTCACCCGGTCCGGCACGCCCTCGACCCATCACCAAGGAGACGACCGATGCCTGA